A segment of the Gemmatimonadales bacterium genome:
GTAAAGTCGCGCGGGTCCAGGGGACGCTGGGTCAGATCCACCGGGGGAATCACGGTGGGAATGTCCTCGAGCGTCGCGACCGTCTGGAACCCCTTGGGAGGCGGCTCGGCGATGACCAGCTTGGGTGGAGTCGCTCCGGGCTTGGTCTCAGGCGGCGGGGGCTCCGGCGCTTTCGGCACGTACAGAAGGATGGCGGACTCCGGGACGACCGGTGGGGCGTCGACCGCGGCCTGAGTGGCCACGACGGCCAGCGTGATGATGATCGCGTGCGTGACAACCGAGGTGGTCACGAGCCGGGGCCTGAGCTCGAGATGCGCACCGGAAGCGATGAGAACGTCGAACATACCCACCTCCGGATTGAGGAAGTGGCTCCAAGCTACGTCGCGCTCGATGAGTTCCCGGTGAGCGTCGGATGAAGGTTTGTTTCGGATCGGGCCACAAACCTTCACAAGGCTTTCAAGGGGGGTTCATTGGCCAAGTGTTACCTTGCGACCGCAGTTCGAACCCGGAGGTGTTATGAGAGTCGCACTGCGGAACCCCATGGTGGGGAAGCTGGGTGAGGAGTTCGATCGCGTATTCGATCGGCTGCTTGCCCCCCGGTTCCTTGCGGAGCCGATGCTGCCGCCGTTCCCGTTCGAGACCACGGGCGCGGAGTGGATGCCGGTAATGGACGTGATCGAGTCCCCGACGGAGTATGTCGTGCGGCTCGAGGTCCCCGGGATCCACAAGGAGAACCTGGACGTTAACCTCACCGGTGAGCTGCTGACGATCACCGGCACGAGGGAGTTCGCTCCAGAGGTCGAGGGTGAGGGCTATCTGGTGAAGGAGCGCGCGATCGGAAAGTTCGTCCGGACGATCCGCGTGCCGACGCCGGTGGCCGAGAGAAAGGTGACGGCGGAGTATCGGGATGGCTT
Coding sequences within it:
- a CDS encoding Hsp20/alpha crystallin family protein, whose protein sequence is MRVALRNPMVGKLGEEFDRVFDRLLAPRFLAEPMLPPFPFETTGAEWMPVMDVIESPTEYVVRLEVPGIHKENLDVNLTGELLTITGTREFAPEVEGEGYLVKERAIGKFVRTIRVPTPVAERKVTAEYRDGLLVLHLPKETPAAATKILIK